A stretch of the Ctenopharyngodon idella isolate HZGC_01 chromosome 14, HZGC01, whole genome shotgun sequence genome encodes the following:
- the zgc:77938 gene encoding alcohol dehydrogenase class-3-like isoform X2, translating into METEGKVIKCKAAVAWEPGKALSIEDVEVAPPKAHEVRIKVDSMLSSGVCHTDWTFLHEVGKTMNPQPFPVVLGHEGAGVVESVGPGVTKMSKGDKVILLVVPQCGQCERCLSPKTNLCTKNWEKTQQCVLADGTSRITCKNQQIHQFIGISTFSEYTVVPEDNVTKIHPDAPLDRVCLLGCGVSAGYGAAVNTGKVDSGSTCAVFGLGAVGLAAVMGCRAAGATRIIAVDINPDKFEIAKTFGATEFVNPKDHNKPIQEVLRELTNGGVDFAIECVGNVGVMRAAVEACSPAGGVCVMVGWTRMGELTLVSEDILLGKTLKGSYFGGWKSVEAVPKLVQDYMSGKILLDEFVTHRLTLDQVNQAFDLMITGKSIRTVINM; encoded by the exons ATGGAAACTGAGGGCAAG gtGATCAAGTGCAAGGCAGCAGTGGCCTGGGAACCCGGAAAAGCACTTTCCATTGAGGACGTAGAGGTTGCCCCTCCCAAAGCACACGAAGTACGAATTAAGGTAG ATAGTATGTTGTCATCTGGAGTATGTCACACAGACTGGACTTTCCTGCATGAGGTTGGTAAAACTATGAATCCTCAGCCCTTTCCTGTGGTCTTGGGGCATGAGGGGGCAGGAGTGGTGGAGAGTGTTGGTCCAGGTGTCACAAAGATGTCTAAAG GAGATAAAGTTATTCTTCTAGTCGTGCCACAGTGTGGACAATGTGAACGCTGCCTGAGTCCAAAGACAAACCTCTGCACCAAAAACTG GGAGAAAACTCAGCAGTGTGTTCTTGCAGACGGCACTAGCAGGATCACCTGTAAGAATCAGCAGATTCATCAGTTTATTGGTATCAGCACCTTTTCTGAATATACTGTTGTGCCAGAGGACAACGTCACCAAGATTCACCCAGACGCTCCTCTGGACAGAGTCTGTCTGCTGGGCTGTGGAGTATCTGCAGGATATGGGGCAGCAGTGAACACAGGCAAG GTAGACTCTGGCTCTACATGTGCGGTGTTTGGTTTGGGAGCTGTCGGACTAGCAGCTGTCATGGGATGCAGGGCTGCCGGTGCCACCAGGATCATCGCCGTTGACATCAACCCAGACAAGTTTGAGATCGCCAAGACTTTTGGAGCCACTGAGTTTGTGAACCCAAAAGACCACAATAAACCCATTCAGGAGGTGCTGAGGGAGCTGACTAATGGTGGCGTTGACTTTGCTATTGAGTGTGTTGGGAATGTGGGTGTCATG AGGGCTGCTGTGGAAGCGTGCAGTCCTGCAGGGGGAGTCTGTGTGATGGTGGGCTGGACCCGGATGGGGGAACTAACTCTGGTCTCTGAGGATATTCTGCTAGGAAAAACTCTCAAAGGCTCCTATTTTGGCG GTTGGAAGAGTGTTGAGGCGGTGCCTAAGTTGGTGCAGGATTATATGAGTGGGAAGATTCTGCTGGATGAGTTTGTGACACACAGACTGACTTTAGATCAGGTTAACCAGGCCTTCGATCTCATGATCACCGGAAAAAG TATTCGTACAGTGATCAATATGTGA
- the zgc:77938 gene encoding alcohol dehydrogenase class-3-like isoform X1 codes for MLSSGVCHTDWTFLHEVGKTMNPQPFPVVLGHEGAGVVESVGPGVTKMSKGDKVILLVVPQCGQCERCLSPKTNLCTKNWEKTQQCVLADGTSRITCKNQQIHQFIGISTFSEYTVVPEDNVTKIHPDAPLDRVCLLGCGVSAGYGAAVNTGKVDSGSTCAVFGLGAVGLAAVMGCRAAGATRIIAVDINPDKFEIAKTFGATEFVNPKDHNKPIQEVLRELTNGGVDFAIECVGNVGVMRAAVEACSPAGGVCVMVGWTRMGELTLVSEDILLGKTLKGSYFGGWKSVEAVPKLVQDYMSGKILLDEFVTHRLTLDQVNQAFDLMITGKSIRTVINM; via the exons ATGTTGTCATCTGGAGTATGTCACACAGACTGGACTTTCCTGCATGAGGTTGGTAAAACTATGAATCCTCAGCCCTTTCCTGTGGTCTTGGGGCATGAGGGGGCAGGAGTGGTGGAGAGTGTTGGTCCAGGTGTCACAAAGATGTCTAAAG GAGATAAAGTTATTCTTCTAGTCGTGCCACAGTGTGGACAATGTGAACGCTGCCTGAGTCCAAAGACAAACCTCTGCACCAAAAACTG GGAGAAAACTCAGCAGTGTGTTCTTGCAGACGGCACTAGCAGGATCACCTGTAAGAATCAGCAGATTCATCAGTTTATTGGTATCAGCACCTTTTCTGAATATACTGTTGTGCCAGAGGACAACGTCACCAAGATTCACCCAGACGCTCCTCTGGACAGAGTCTGTCTGCTGGGCTGTGGAGTATCTGCAGGATATGGGGCAGCAGTGAACACAGGCAAG GTAGACTCTGGCTCTACATGTGCGGTGTTTGGTTTGGGAGCTGTCGGACTAGCAGCTGTCATGGGATGCAGGGCTGCCGGTGCCACCAGGATCATCGCCGTTGACATCAACCCAGACAAGTTTGAGATCGCCAAGACTTTTGGAGCCACTGAGTTTGTGAACCCAAAAGACCACAATAAACCCATTCAGGAGGTGCTGAGGGAGCTGACTAATGGTGGCGTTGACTTTGCTATTGAGTGTGTTGGGAATGTGGGTGTCATG AGGGCTGCTGTGGAAGCGTGCAGTCCTGCAGGGGGAGTCTGTGTGATGGTGGGCTGGACCCGGATGGGGGAACTAACTCTGGTCTCTGAGGATATTCTGCTAGGAAAAACTCTCAAAGGCTCCTATTTTGGCG GTTGGAAGAGTGTTGAGGCGGTGCCTAAGTTGGTGCAGGATTATATGAGTGGGAAGATTCTGCTGGATGAGTTTGTGACACACAGACTGACTTTAGATCAGGTTAACCAGGCCTTCGATCTCATGATCACCGGAAAAAG TATTCGTACAGTGATCAATATGTGA